The sequence ACAACAATCTAGTCGGATCCTCCAGTAACTCTTTTACTCTTACCAAAAAGCTTACAGATTCACGACCATCGATGATTCTATGATCATAGGATAATGCTACGTACATCATTGGAAGAATCTTCACCTCTCCATTTACCGCCATTGGTCTCTGCACAATATTGTGCATTCCCAAAATTGCAGATTGAGGGGCGTTGATGATTGGAGTAGACATCATGGATCCAAATACTCCACCATTGGTGATGGTAAAGGTACCTCCAGTCATTTCTTCAATAGAAAGCTTGTTATCTCTAGCCTTTACAGCCAATCGCACCACTTCTTTTTCAATCTGATCAAAGCTCATTGCCTCAGCGTTTCTGATGACAGGCACAACTAATCCTTTTGGAGCAGAAACTGCGATTGAAATATCACAGTAGTCGTTAAAGACCATTTCATTTCCATCAATCTTGGCATTCACTGCTGGCCATTCTTGAAGAGCTACACAGACTGCTTTGGTAAAGAAGGACATGAATCCAAGACCTACTCCATGCTTCTCTTTGAATTGTTCTTTGAACTTAGCTCTCAAATCCATGATCGGCTTCATGTTCACCTCATTAAATGTGGTCAACATAGCCGTTTCATTTTTCACGGAAACCAATCTTTTGGCAACCGTTTTACGAAGAGAAGACATTCTTTCTCTTCTTTCATTTCTAGAGCCTAATACTGGAGCCGGTGCTTCTGCCGCTGGTGCAGGAGCTGCTTTGGCAGGGGCTGATGCAGGAGCTGCTTTCTGAGCAGATTGGGCATCCTCTTTAGTGATTCTACCGTCTTTGCCTGTGCCTGATACAGATTCAGGAGAAATACCTTTCTCTGCTAATATTTTTGATGCTGCTGGTGAAGCATGTCCAGTTGCATAATTTGTAGATCCAGAGACTGCTGCTGGTGAACCACTTTCTGGGGCACTTGATTCTGCTGCTGCTGTAGGCGCTCCTTCAGTCACTTCAATCTTGCAGATCAATCCTCCAATTTCCAACACATCTCCTTCTTGAGCAACATGTCTTAAAATCCCTGAAGCTTCTGCAGGTAATTCAAACGTTGCTTTATCAGAGTCTACCTCAGCAATAATTTCGTCTAAGGCAACATAATCTCCATCATTCTTCAACCAATTGGCAAGAGTTACCTCTGTAATGGATTCTCCTACTGTTGGTACAATCATTTCTTTAACTTCCCCAGTAGTGGAAGGTCCTGCACTCTTGGTTTCCTCTTTTTTAGGTGCTTCTGAAGGAGAGGAAGTAGCCGCAACGCCTTCCTCATCGATCGTACAGATAACGGCTCCAATTTCTAAGGTATCACCTGCCTGTGCATTAATCTTTAATATTCCTGTTGCTTCTGCAGGCAGTTCAAAAGTAGCTTTGTCAGATTCCAATTCACAAAGGATCTCATCCATTTGAACCTGGTCTCCATCATTTTTAAACCATTGCCCAACGGTAACCTCGGTAATGGATTCGCCTACTGCAGGCACTTTAATTTCTTTGCTCATGAGTTTTTCTTTTTTACTCTTACTATCTCAATAGTGAGAGTTGGAACAAAATGATATGATTATTTCGGATTATTTCAGTTTTAAAGCTTTAGCAACAATTGTTTTTTGTTCTTCCACATGGACTTTATTGTAACCTGTTGCAGGTGAAGCAGATGATTTTCTAGCAATGACATCCATTGGAAGCTCTTTGTAAAGCAATCTTAGGATATAATTCCAGTATCCCATGTTTTCTGGTTCCTCTTGAACCCATACTACCTCAGCTCCTTTATATTCTGCCAAAACATCTACAATCTGCTTTTTTGGAAGTGGGTGAATTTGCTCAATTCTTACAATCGCAACATCTTCTACTTTTTCTTTTTCTCTAGCTTCATCCAAATCATAGTAAATTTTTCCAGAGCAAAGAATAACACGTTTTACCTTTTTGGCATCCACTGCTGTATCCTTAATTACTTCACGGAATGAACCGGATGTAAACTCAGAAATAGGAGATACCACTTTTGGGTGACGCAACAATGATTTTGGAGACATAACCACACATGGCTTTCTAAATTCCCAAGCAAGCTGTCTTCTCAACAAATGGAAGAAATTGGAAGGCTCCGTGATATTGGCCACCACCATGTTGTATTCGGCAGACAACTGTAAGAATCGCTCAGGTCTGGCATTGGAGTGCTCAGGCCCCTGACCTTCATATCCATGAGGAAGTAGCATAACCAAACCATTCATTCGCTGCCATTTTGATTCACCAGAAGAAATAAACTGGTCAATCATTGTTTGAGCACCGTTGGCAAAATCTCCAAATTGTGCTTCCCAAATAGTCAATGAGTTAGGGTTAGCCATTCCATAGCCATACTCAAAGCCAAGTACAGCATATTCTGAAAGCAAGGAATTGTAAATTTGGAACAATCCTTTTCTCTCCTTCATCTCTAATAAAGAGTTGTAAGGTTGATTGGTGTTCGCATCATGAATCACCGCATGTCTATGCGAAAAAGTACCTCTTTGACAATCCTGTCCAGTAATTCTTACTTGTTTCCCTTCAGTGAGTAGGGAACCATAAGCCAATAATTCTGCCGCAGCCCAATTCAACTCTTTGGATTTAAAGAACATATCTTTACGCTGCTTCATTTGCGCCTCAATCTGTTTGATCGGCTTAAATCCTTTAGGAATAGTGGTCAAGGCTTCTGCCACTACCTTAATGGTACCTTCATCAATCCCGGTTTCAGGAGATTGATCAAAATCAGCTGGAGTTGATCTTCGTAAGTTACCCCATTCTTGCTCAAACTTGGTTGCTTGATATGGCAATGGCTTTTCTTTTACCATATTCAATCTATCCTGAAGCAATTGACGGAATTCAGCATCCATTTGAGAGGCAATCTTGGCATCAATATCTCCTCTTTCAGTCAATCTTTTTACATAAATCTCTCTCGGGTTGGGATGTTTAGAGATCAAGTTGTAAAGTTCCGGTTGAGTAAATTTAGGTTCATCAGACTCATTATGTCCATGACGTCTATAACACACCATATCCACGAAAATATCTCTGCTGAATTTCTGTCTGAATTCTGCAGCTAGTTTCGCTGCAAAAACAACCTCTTCTGCATTATCACCATTGACGTGGATCACAGGGGCATCAATGATTTTCGCAACATCGGTACAATAGATAGAGGATCTGGCATCATCAAAATCCGTGGTAAAACCTACTTGGTTATTGATCACAAAATGGATAGTACCTCCTGTATTATACCCCTTAAGATCGGCCATTTGGGTTACCTCATACACAATACCTTGACCAGCCACAGCCGCATCACCATGGATCAATATTGGAAGTGCTTTTGTCTTATCCCCCTTATGCTCTGTATCAATCTTTGCTCTAATAAATCCTTCTACCACAGGGTTAACAGCCTCTAAGTGGGAAGGGTTAGGAGCTAATTTCAAATGAACTTTTTTAGAATCCGGAGTCACGATATCACTAGAGTATCCCATGTGATATTTCACGTCTCCATCGCCCATCGTCAAATCAGGCTTTGCAGTGCCCTCAAACTCTGAAAAAATTTGCTCATAGGTTTTACCCATGATATTAGCCAACACGTTCAATCTACCTCGGTGAGCCATCCCTATCATCACTTCTTCAACTCCAAGTGAAGCAGCGGTAGTAATCACAGCATCCAAGAAAGGGATAGTACTTTCACCACCCTCAAGAGAAAATCTTTTTTGCCCTAAATATTTGGTATGAAGGAAGTTTTCAAAAACAACCGCCTGATTCAGTTTAAAAAGAATTCTCTTCTTTTCTTCAACTTGTGGATTGAAGGCCAAAGCTTCTTTTTCAACCTTAGTCTTAAACCAGTCCAGCATTTCAGGATCACGGATATATAAATATTCAAACCCAATAGGACCTTCGTATATTTTTTTCAAAGAATCAATGATGGTAGAAAGCTTCGCTTTTCCTATACCAATTTCATTACCTGCCTGAAACTCGGTATTCATATCCTCTACTCCCAATCCAAAATATTCCGGATCTATTAGTGCTTTTCGATCTCTTCTTTCCCTTACAGGATTAGTTTTGGATCTTAAATGAGCTCTAGACCGATATGCATGAATCAAGGCTCTCACCTTTATTTCTTTTGGAAGTTGCTCCATGTCCATGATGGTACCTGGAGTAGCCAATGAACCATTTTTTGGTTGAGGCTTTCCATTAGAAGAAGGGGTTGCGTCCGAAGATTCAACATCGTAATTCGTCAATGCAAAATCAAAACCTTCGAAAAACTCTTTCCAGCTAGGGTCAATTGAATTAGGTTCGCTTTTGTAGGAAGCGTATAGCTCATCGATATAGGATACATGAGCGTTGGCAATAAATGAAAATTTATCCATGATGGGTTATTCAGATCTCCACAAAACTATGGGGTTACGTTGATATAAAAAAACTGCATATTTGCATTTACAAATATATGTTTCATATTACCAAATATCTTTATAAATCAGAGACCTACTGCGTTTAAGAAGGATATTTTGTAAGAGAATAAACAAAACCTATTCAGCAGTTAATGCCATTAGATTAACCTAAAATACCCCAATATTGTTTGGTGATTTAATATTACCCCAATGAAGATTTTGAAAAATATCGTTAGTCTGATGTAAACTAAAAATTCTTAACCAGTTTGCAAATGGCAATCAAAAAGGACTAAAAAGGCATTTAATTATTAAAATAATAGCCTATCGGAATCATTATGACCACGAGAACCTGAATAATGAATTGATCTAAAGCACAGAATTAAACATAAAAAAAAGCGGTGCTAAATTAGCACCGCTTAATATAAGTTAGATTTTACTGCTTATTACATAAGAGGAGGCAATGGCTTTCCAGCCTGAGCCTTAAGTGTTACTTCACCAGTTTCACCATCAGAGTTCAACCAAGTGAATACTAATTCCTCTGGAGTACTGCTTAGTACAGTCATGGAATAGCTAGCACCATATTTATCAGATCCTGTCATAGTCAAGTTACCGCAAGCATCATTGATTCTTACGTTACCACTTCCCCATGAATCACCATAGCAATTCCAGAAACCGAAGGTTCCATCAGTAATTGAATAGGCTCCTGGAGAACTAGCAATTGGAGTAAATGTAGTGGTACCAGAAATAGTACCAGGACAAGAACCATAGATAGAATCCATATTAGTAGCAGTGAATTCATAAGTACCTCCTAAGTCAGAAGGACAAATCACGTTAACAAAATATTGGAAAGGTGAATCATAGAATGGAGCACCAGATACGTTTCCAGAAACATTCTCTCTATTGAATGATCTTCCTTTATTATCATTCAGGATTAAACTGAATTCAAAAACATCACCACCTTCGATATCACCTGGAGTAAGGCCCACAGCGGAGATAGCTTCAGAAGCAGAAATTTCAAAAGAAGTTCTTAAGAATCTCGACTCTGTATTTGGAGCAAAATCAGAAGCAGAAAGTGTCTTGATCAATACAGGCTCAGAAGGAGTATACTCCAATCCAACACCAGGAATCAATCTTCTATGCTGCACCTTAATTTCTACAGTCTCTACTGTAGCGCCATCCTCTATATCCACAGCCTCGAGGGTTAAGGCGAATTTCGAACTACCTAAACTAAAGTAGTTGAAAGTGGTACTGGTTCTCGCAATGGTTCTCAAGTAAGCCGCAGTATCAAATTCCGAATAAGGGATATTTGGTTCTACAAAGTCTCTACAAGAGCTTAGGAATACTAAGGCACCAAGCAATAAACCAAAAGTATATTTTAACATTTTCATATTATCTCAATTTTTTTGGTTAGTAAACCCAAGAATTACCTGCAGGATTATTATCCCAGAATACTTGAACATCAAGCCCAGACTTCTGAGTTGCGTTTGTATTGGTAACCATGTAGTTGTTAGGATACAAGAAAGATCTTGGGAAATTACCTGGGTTAGCTTCTAGACCAGGTTGCATATTTCCAGGCTCACCAGTTCTCTTATACAAGTTATAAGCTTCTACACCATTCCCGAAAAGAGACAACCAGTACTCACGTCCAATGACATACATCTTGTTAGAAGAATTGTCAAATTCCGCACCTACATAACCTAGGTATGCTTCGATGTCCTCCTCTAGAGAAGTATCTTGTGACTCAAAGAAACTGTTGATATTACCAGCTTCACGAGTACTTAAGGCAAAGCCTGTCACATAATCCATATGCTTCTCAATAGCAGATAGCATGTAGTCTTTTGCAGCAGCCGCATCGCCATCGATTTCTAAGGCAGCCTCCGCTAGCATAAAGTCAACATATGCAGCTAACATGATAGGATATAAACCTTCACCTTGAGCTCCTAAAGTAGGGTTATTCACAGGAGTAGCAGAATCATCATCGAATCTTCCACCTACAGGATAGATACCCCATACTGTTCTTTTCAATCCATCTGGTGGAACACCGTCTGGGTCTAGGTGATCTCTACCCCAATATCCTCTTTCACCAGGAAGACAGTAGACAAATCCACCAGCTAGGTAATGAGGAGGAGCAATTTGAGCAATACACTCAATCTCATCCACGTTAGTTGAATTCACCAAAACTTGACGATACCAGTAGAATCTAGCTCTTGGATCATCAAAACCTTTGGCTTCAGTCATATGCCACATGTAATAAGTAGAGTGATAAGTACCACCACCAGAAGTATAAGTTCCAGCAAAGTTGCCATGTCTAGAATCTGGGTTGGCAGTAGAAGTACCGAATCTAAAGATGAAGTCATCTCCAACTTTCAGCATGTTGTTTTCTGCTTTCAACGCATCGATTCCAGCTTTAGCAGCACCTTCTTGAGTCAATCTAAGATTCAAGAAATATCTAAGTTTCAAGGTATTTACCAATCTAGTCCATTTGGTATAGTTTCTTCCGTAGAAATAATCATTTGGAGAACCAGAACCAGCAGTAGCAAAGTGCGTTTTAGCTTCGTCTAATAATGTAGCAGCTGCCTCATATACAGACTGACCTGGATCAACTTCTGGATTGAAGTTTGCAGGATCAATTGCCTGAGAATAAGGTACATCTCCATACACATCTACTAAATGGAATAATACCATTGCTTTAATAGTCTTCGCAATACCCAAATGCTTTTGCAAATCACCCTCTACAGCTAAAGGCTCTAGGAAAGCAATATCAGCAAGAATATTTGAATAAGAGTTGGACCACCATCCGTTAGTAGACTGAACTGTATAAGCGTTTTCATACAATGCACTACCTTGATTTACGATTCTTGTCAATGACATTCCTGTATTAGAAATACCCTGATAAAAATCTTTGTAATCAAGTTGAATCCTATTAAGTAGGAAATCAGGAGAAGCTGTTGATGAAGTTACCGCATTTGGGTTGTCTAGCAAATCTAAGTCGCAAGACGTCGCAAATAACATGGTTGCTGCACACAACAAACTATATATTAATTTTTTCATAGTAGTTTCAGTTTTGGGATTAGAATGCAAGAGTTACAGTTCCACCAAATCTTCTGGAGCTAGGACCAGTCACAAAGTCGAAACCTAGACCGTTACCAACACCAGTACCCAACACGTCCACATCGTAGTTCATGTTTGGAGGGAAGTTCAATGCTCTGAACCATAAGTTGCTACCACTTACTGCGATAGAAGCTCTCTTAAATGGAGTTTTCGCCATCAAGCTAGTAGGTAATTCATAACCCAATGATACTTCACGAAGACGAATCATAGAACCATCAAATACGTTTGCCTCATCCGCACCTAGGTGATAACCACCAAAGAAGTAATCAGAAGCAGTGATTTGAATATCGTTAGGAGTTCCATCTTCTTTCACACCTGGCATAATGAAGGTCATTTCTCTATCTACCACTGGATCTTTGGTCACACCTCTTGCAAGGGTTCCAGTAACTGTGTTAGAAAATATTGCACCTTTATGTCTGTACTCCAACATTGCATTCAAAGTAAATCCTTTGAAAGTAAATGTGTTAATCCAAGAACCATTCCATCTTGGGTTAGGGTCCCCTAAGACCTGAAGATCAGCATCTTGCTTCTGTAGACCAGTTGATAAAATGATCGGTAAACCAGTTTGCTCATCTCTTTCAAATCCAGAACCTTTGATAATATTGAAAGGCTCACCTGGGATAGCGAAGTTACCTAGGGTAGTAAAACCAGCAACTACGATTTCTTCAAGACCTTCACCCAATTCAACAGTTACAGATCTATAAAGACCCCAGTTGATGGTAGAATTCCAAGTAAACCCTGAAGCTGTAGAAACCGGAGTAACTGTAGCCTGGAATTCAACCCCTCTAGTTCTAATCTTACCAATGTTAATATCAGTAGAAGTAAATCCAGTAGATGGATCAATTGGTGCAGAAGTAATCAAGTCTCTTGTATTCTTCTCATACAAAGAAAGATCAAATCTCAATTTGTTGTTAAACATTACTGCTTCCACACCAAATTCCAATTCTTCCTGAAGCTCTGGCTTCAAGTTAGGGTTACCCAATCTATTACTTACAGAGTGAGTTTGAGTCAATTGACCACCTCTTAAGAATGCCTGAGGATCTTGGTTCAAGATATTTCTAGTTCTATATGGATTTGGGAAACCGGCAGAAGTACCGTAACCTAATCTCAATTTCAAGTCATTCAAAGTAGATGAGTTCCAATCAAATGCAGTAGTTGGAATGAAGGAAACAGAAGCTCCTGGATATAGGATTCTTCTATTATCTTTCTCTACAGTGGATGTCCAGTCATTTCTAGCAGAAAGGTTGAAATACAAATAATTTGCATAATCAAATGTCAAGTTGGCATAAATTCCCATTCTTCTTTGCTCTTCATTATAATTCAAGCCTCCAGAAGATTGACTTGTGAAGTTAGAATGGTTGAATAATCCGAATGCCAATTGATTTTGAGATTCAATACCAGTTCTGTTGAATACGTCATATCTTGAGTTTCCACCCAATAATGCACTCATTCCGAACTTATCTGAGAAATCTTTTTTCCAGTTTAAGATCAAATCCTGGTTCCAAATCGTGTTTACAATGTTAGCAGTGGTATACAAACCAGACTGAATTGCAGCACTACCAGATCCAGCGCCTCTGTTGTATTTTTTCTCTTGGGTTTCAGAATAAGTATCTAAACCGATTCTATATGTGATAGAGAAATCATCAGTGACGTCATAAATTAAAGAGGTAGAGTTGAAGAAACGCTTCACATCAGAAGTGTTTTGATAATATTTCACTAACCACAATGGGTTCACGATATCATTACCACCTCTATAGTATACAGAGCTGTTATCTACTGGATTTTCGAATGGAAGACCACCTAAATCCACAGATCTTGGAGTATACAATACGTGAGCAAAAGCTGATGGAATACCACCTGATGGTCCAGAACCAAACGCTGCGTTAACTGGAGGGGACTCCAAGTCAGTGATCGCAAACGTAAAAGAAGACTTCACAGATAATTTATCAGAAATCGCTGAATTCACACCCAATCCGAAGTTATACTTCTTCAATTCGTTACCTGGAGTAAATCCTTCCTCATCGGTGTAGCCGAAACTTGCACTGTAACCAGTTCTGTCAGATCCACCCGCAATTTGAACGGATGTATTACTGATCAAACCAGTTCTAAAGAATACTTCAGATGGATCCGCATACGACTTATAATCATATTTAATAGGTGTACCACCAACGATTCCATCTACCCAAAACTCTGGGAATGCTTCTCTTACTGAAGCTACAGAAGAAGAAGCGTAAGGATGATTTACTTGAATCCCCTGATCCAATCTAGGACCGAAGTTAGAGAAGAAGAATCCTGGAGCTTGTTGGAAACCGTTACCGTAAGTAGTTCCATAAGTTGGCAATGATGCCGCTGTATTGGAGAATACAGATTGGTTGATTGTTACTTCAGCAGCTTTTCTTTTTGATGCACCAGATTTAGTAGTAATCAAAATTACACCGTTTCTACCTTGGTCACCATAAAGTACAGTTGCAGAAAGACCTTTCAATACAGACATGCTCTCAATGTTGTTTGGATCGATATCCAAGAAACGAGAAGAAGTAGTAGCACCACCAGTAGTAAATCCATTGGTTGCGTTAGTACTTGTGTTGAAAGGAACACCATCTACAACGAATAAAGGCTGGTTAGAACCAGTAGCAGAAGAGTAACCTCTGATTACCATGTTCGTACCAGAACCAGACATACCGTTAGTAGAGGTAATGTTTACACCCGGAACTTTACCTTGCAAAACGCGGGCAACGTCTTGCTCAGGACGATTCTCAAGTTGCTCGTCACCTACTGTGGTAACCGCATAACCCAAGGCTTTTTTCTCCCTTTCGATACCAATCGCAGTTACTACCACTTCGGATAGTTGTGCAGCGTCGGTTGTCAGGGTAACATTAATAATGGTTCTATTACCGATAGTCTCTTCAGCAGTCTCAAGACCGACAAAAGAGAAAATCAATACGTCAGAACCCGCAGGAACGTTAATGGAATAATTACCATCCAAATCGGTGGTAGTACCCACTGTCGTACCTTTCACGAGGACGGTTGCACCCGGCAAACCTAGTCCGTCTTCCTCGGAAATTACCGTACCGGTAATTACCCGTTGTTGCGCCGACACCTCATAACTGAGGGCCATGGTGAAAAGCGCAACAACAAAGAGTAAAGCTTTTCTCATAAGGTATTTAGTTTAGTTGATAAGCGTAAAGAAAAATTATTTGATTTTAATTTCAAAATAGTGCTTACCAACAAAAAATACTTACCAAAGTTCAATATTAAGTTTATAAAATCACATTCGGTTTTTTAAAATTACTTTAATCCATATTTTTTTATTTTAATTACAATTTTAACGAAAAATCGTCAACTAGCGGTTGATTATTTGTTTTAGCGGTGACAAACAGTAATAATTTGGTTTATTGTATCATTTTAACAAATTTTAACTGATTTATATGCAATAATTGATTTTTACAAAACATTATTCTGAAAAATCTTTAAAATCAGGTTTCGAAAAAAAAATTAAAGATTGGAAAAAAAATTTTTCTGGAATTTCCAACCTATTTATAGTCGTTTTTAGGAATTTTTTCTATGGGTTACAGATTTTAACCAAATTTTATTCTCATTATTTTATTTTAACAAGAGATAAAAATGATATTTCTGCTAAAACCGATGGCCTAGGGTCTAAAAAATTATTTTTCTCTCCCTTTTTTTGTCAAAAATTTAAAAACAGGTTTAAAAATCTAGAGATTTCGTAAAATTAAAAGGAATATCTTAAAGTGAAGGCTGTTTCGTCCCACCAAAGGTTAGTAAAGTCTTGAAAATTGTACGAAGGCTTCCAATCCAAGCTGATAAACCAGTTGGAATGGTCAATATTATAATCAAGTCCCACGATTAAATCCAATCCATAGGCAGCATAGTCTTCGGTAGCTTTATAGACCCATGGCGGCTCACTTTTCCCAACTTTCCACATTCCATAATGTCCTCCAGCACCAACATACCATTCCAAT comes from Algoriphagus halophilus and encodes:
- the odhB gene encoding 2-oxoglutarate dehydrogenase complex dihydrolipoyllysine-residue succinyltransferase; translated protein: MSKEIKVPAVGESITEVTVGQWFKNDGDQVQMDEILCELESDKATFELPAEATGILKINAQAGDTLEIGAVICTIDEEGVAATSSPSEAPKKEETKSAGPSTTGEVKEMIVPTVGESITEVTLANWLKNDGDYVALDEIIAEVDSDKATFELPAEASGILRHVAQEGDVLEIGGLICKIEVTEGAPTAAAESSAPESGSPAAVSGSTNYATGHASPAASKILAEKGISPESVSGTGKDGRITKEDAQSAQKAAPASAPAKAAPAPAAEAPAPVLGSRNERRERMSSLRKTVAKRLVSVKNETAMLTTFNEVNMKPIMDLRAKFKEQFKEKHGVGLGFMSFFTKAVCVALQEWPAVNAKIDGNEMVFNDYCDISIAVSAPKGLVVPVIRNAEAMSFDQIEKEVVRLAVKARDNKLSIEEMTGGTFTITNGGVFGSMMSTPIINAPQSAILGMHNIVQRPMAVNGEVKILPMMYVALSYDHRIIDGRESVSFLVRVKELLEDPTRLLFGV
- a CDS encoding 2-oxoglutarate dehydrogenase E1 component — protein: MDKFSFIANAHVSYIDELYASYKSEPNSIDPSWKEFFEGFDFALTNYDVESSDATPSSNGKPQPKNGSLATPGTIMDMEQLPKEIKVRALIHAYRSRAHLRSKTNPVRERRDRKALIDPEYFGLGVEDMNTEFQAGNEIGIGKAKLSTIIDSLKKIYEGPIGFEYLYIRDPEMLDWFKTKVEKEALAFNPQVEEKKRILFKLNQAVVFENFLHTKYLGQKRFSLEGGESTIPFLDAVITTAASLGVEEVMIGMAHRGRLNVLANIMGKTYEQIFSEFEGTAKPDLTMGDGDVKYHMGYSSDIVTPDSKKVHLKLAPNPSHLEAVNPVVEGFIRAKIDTEHKGDKTKALPILIHGDAAVAGQGIVYEVTQMADLKGYNTGGTIHFVINNQVGFTTDFDDARSSIYCTDVAKIIDAPVIHVNGDNAEEVVFAAKLAAEFRQKFSRDIFVDMVCYRRHGHNESDEPKFTQPELYNLISKHPNPREIYVKRLTERGDIDAKIASQMDAEFRQLLQDRLNMVKEKPLPYQATKFEQEWGNLRRSTPADFDQSPETGIDEGTIKVVAEALTTIPKGFKPIKQIEAQMKQRKDMFFKSKELNWAAAELLAYGSLLTEGKQVRITGQDCQRGTFSHRHAVIHDANTNQPYNSLLEMKERKGLFQIYNSLLSEYAVLGFEYGYGMANPNSLTIWEAQFGDFANGAQTMIDQFISSGESKWQRMNGLVMLLPHGYEGQGPEHSNARPERFLQLSAEYNMVVANITEPSNFFHLLRRQLAWEFRKPCVVMSPKSLLRHPKVVSPISEFTSGSFREVIKDTAVDAKKVKRVILCSGKIYYDLDEAREKEKVEDVAIVRIEQIHPLPKKQIVDVLAEYKGAEVVWVQEEPENMGYWNYILRLLYKELPMDVIARKSSASPATGYNKVHVEEQKTIVAKALKLK
- a CDS encoding SusD/RagB family nutrient-binding outer membrane lipoprotein, with amino-acid sequence MKKLIYSLLCAATMLFATSCDLDLLDNPNAVTSSTASPDFLLNRIQLDYKDFYQGISNTGMSLTRIVNQGSALYENAYTVQSTNGWWSNSYSNILADIAFLEPLAVEGDLQKHLGIAKTIKAMVLFHLVDVYGDVPYSQAIDPANFNPEVDPGQSVYEAAATLLDEAKTHFATAGSGSPNDYFYGRNYTKWTRLVNTLKLRYFLNLRLTQEGAAKAGIDALKAENNMLKVGDDFIFRFGTSTANPDSRHGNFAGTYTSGGGTYHSTYYMWHMTEAKGFDDPRARFYWYRQVLVNSTNVDEIECIAQIAPPHYLAGGFVYCLPGERGYWGRDHLDPDGVPPDGLKRTVWGIYPVGGRFDDDSATPVNNPTLGAQGEGLYPIMLAAYVDFMLAEAALEIDGDAAAAKDYMLSAIEKHMDYVTGFALSTREAGNINSFFESQDTSLEEDIEAYLGYVGAEFDNSSNKMYVIGREYWLSLFGNGVEAYNLYKRTGEPGNMQPGLEANPGNFPRSFLYPNNYMVTNTNATQKSGLDVQVFWDNNPAGNSWVY
- a CDS encoding SusC/RagA family TonB-linked outer membrane protein is translated as MRKALLFVVALFTMALSYEVSAQQRVITGTVISEEDGLGLPGATVLVKGTTVGTTTDLDGNYSINVPAGSDVLIFSFVGLETAEETIGNRTIINVTLTTDAAQLSEVVVTAIGIEREKKALGYAVTTVGDEQLENRPEQDVARVLQGKVPGVNITSTNGMSGSGTNMVIRGYSSATGSNQPLFVVDGVPFNTSTNATNGFTTGGATTSSRFLDIDPNNIESMSVLKGLSATVLYGDQGRNGVILITTKSGASKRKAAEVTINQSVFSNTAASLPTYGTTYGNGFQQAPGFFFSNFGPRLDQGIQVNHPYASSSVASVREAFPEFWVDGIVGGTPIKYDYKSYADPSEVFFRTGLISNTSVQIAGGSDRTGYSASFGYTDEEGFTPGNELKKYNFGLGVNSAISDKLSVKSSFTFAITDLESPPVNAAFGSGPSGGIPSAFAHVLYTPRSVDLGGLPFENPVDNSSVYYRGGNDIVNPLWLVKYYQNTSDVKRFFNSTSLIYDVTDDFSITYRIGLDTYSETQEKKYNRGAGSGSAAIQSGLYTTANIVNTIWNQDLILNWKKDFSDKFGMSALLGGNSRYDVFNRTGIESQNQLAFGLFNHSNFTSQSSGGLNYNEEQRRMGIYANLTFDYANYLYFNLSARNDWTSTVEKDNRRILYPGASVSFIPTTAFDWNSSTLNDLKLRLGYGTSAGFPNPYRTRNILNQDPQAFLRGGQLTQTHSVSNRLGNPNLKPELQEELEFGVEAVMFNNKLRFDLSLYEKNTRDLITSAPIDPSTGFTSTDINIGKIRTRGVEFQATVTPVSTASGFTWNSTINWGLYRSVTVELGEGLEEIVVAGFTTLGNFAIPGEPFNIIKGSGFERDEQTGLPIILSTGLQKQDADLQVLGDPNPRWNGSWINTFTFKGFTLNAMLEYRHKGAIFSNTVTGTLARGVTKDPVVDREMTFIMPGVKEDGTPNDIQITASDYFFGGYHLGADEANVFDGSMIRLREVSLGYELPTSLMAKTPFKRASIAVSGSNLWFRALNFPPNMNYDVDVLGTGVGNGLGFDFVTGPSSRRFGGTVTLAF